The genomic window aatgagagaaaacaaaaggcagaaatgttgTGGCACGGAGAGCTTAGAGACCTCCACAGGATGCCCTCGagtgcagcccctccctctgaacaagccccctcccctcctctctccctcagccaagcctctgccctcagggccggggctccaaggcgtgaagcccctcctgtgcaggcagagctgcagcagagctgtggggcagctctgcggtcccgggcccagttccctctgcagagcacagggccgggagcatctgcctggcactggggggctctgggagggggcacagctggctcagctggctcagggtgacgctggccccagtgcccggctgtgggcaatgcagccagggaaggagctcCATCTCCCTACATCCAATGCCATCATTAGGACACTTGGCTTTCTTCTTGAGGATTCCCCCTAAGCTCGGAGCTTCCCTCCAGGACGCAAACAGGTCGTGTAGCATCTTTGTGTTACCTGAAAGCCCCACAGTGAGACACAGAAGTTTGATGATGGACAAAGTGCTGTTGGCTTGGTGCAATGAGCCATGTGTGTATTTGGCTACCAATGTGGGGCTGAGACCTCGAGAAGGGGATGGACATTTGATGGGCTGTGGTGGATcgatctgctctcagcagtgttgggatggtttctaagggaaatatgggagggtgattatcCTCTGTCTGACAAGGGTGAAAGCCCAGAGGATCTTGGAACAGGACAGAGTGACAGAGCACCTCCCCTCACTCTCCACTCACCGCCTTGCCTCACAGAACTCGCTCTATTCTCCCCGAgggcagcagcaatgctgagtgTTTCTGACATCCAAAACCAGTCAGCCGGGGAGATGAAGAGGAGCTGTAAAAACCTCTAGAACACTTTAACAGCTTTTGCCATTCCTGTTCTTGGGCCCTGGGAGTGCCCTTGTGTTAGCTGGGGTTTCAAAGTGTAACACCAGGACAGGTGGCTGTCCCCCTCCCACTTCTGCACAGCAAGGCTGAATTATAAAACCCCCCGGAGCAATTGCCCTGAAACTCATGTCGCACGCAGCCAGCACCAAGCAGGGCTGcggctggagctgaaggaagatctgctagaaaaacagaagggtGTTGTCGGTGATGGAACACGGACTTCGCCGGCCGCATGCAAAGCCAAATTTCCTCGCACGAGTCACATCTTTATATACTGTTCCAAACCCACAGTTCAGCAGCtacaaacttcagcttctaagGTTATATGTTTTACATCTCCAAGGGCTACAGATTACCATCTCCTCGCCCAATCTCCCGTTAACTATCCTACTCTTTGTCTCGCCTCTTGCTCTTTGTCTCGCCtcctgccagacgcggccccggcccgccccgtctCTCGTCTCTCGCAAGGCCCCCCCAGGCCAGCCAAAGCCGTTCTCCGTGGCGACACTCTGAATCCCCATAAGGTGTCAGTGTGTGACAGGAGAAGCATTTGTGGGACATGGCTTTGATTTGGCTGAGAGCCGTTTCCCTTAAGCTGTCACTGACTTTTCTCCATGAACAGGTCCCCATGTCCACACACagccaatgtccaacagcagctccatcagcccctttctcctgctgccattggcagacacgcggcagctgcagctcctgcacttcagtctcttcctgggcatctccctggctgccctcctgggcagcggcctcatcatcagcgccggagcctgcggccagcacctgcacagccccatgttcttcttcctgctgacccttgccctcaccgacctgggctccatctgcaccactgtccccaaagccatgcacaattccattTTGGGACACCACAACCACCTCCTacgcaggaggtgctgcacagcccctttctctttctctttctccttctctctttctccttctctttctctttctccttctctttctctttctctttctctctttctctctttctctcttcctcttcctcttcctcttcctcttcctcttcctcttcctcttcctcttcctcttctctctttctctctttctctctttctctctttctctctttctctctttttctctctttctctctttctctctttttctctctttctctctttctctctttttctctctttctctttctctctctcttcctctttttcatttcagcggagttttccctcctcgccgccgtcgagtgctacgaccgctacgtgtccctctgcaaacccctgcactacgggaccctcctgggcagcagagcttgtgctcacatggcagcagctgcctgggccagtggctttctcaatgctctgctgcacacggccactacattttccctgcccctgtgccagggcagtgccctgggccagttcttgGGTGAAATCCCACAgttcctcaagctctcctgctcacactgccacCTCAGGGAACTCGGGCttgttgtgttttccatctgtttaacttttggttcatttgtgttccttcttttctcctatgtgcagatcttcagggctgtgctgaggatcccctctgagcagggatggcacaAAACCTTttgcacgtgcctccctcacctggccatggtctccctgttcctcagcactggctttgttgcctgcttgaagcccccctccaggtcctccccatccctggacctggcactgccagttctgtactcggtgctgcctccagccctgaagtccctcatctacagcctgaggaaccaggagctcaaggatgccctgaggaaaatgatgactggATGCTTTCCAGAAGCAAAAACCTGCCTGTTTTCAGCTCCATAGGCTAAAGTGTAATCATTAGAGGCCCAGCCTGCCTTCTCAGgttgttttggtggtggtgctttgggggctttttttcttttcctatgttAATGTTGTACCCAAAAGATTTTGTTATGCATCTTATTCCCTGTTTACAGGCTGAATGGGACTGTTGACAGGGACTGTGTCAATGAGgagtctgctctgtgtgtattCACATGAAAGAAAGGACCCATCAGCAAGGTCTTTGTTCAAGATCCTTTGGTTGAGTCCATCCCtgaagctggagggcaggaCCAGTTTTGCAGGCGTGGGGCagggaagagtcccagcagagcagcacagccagggagcagcagagcttggtcttttcagagctcctctcttattacttccactctctcctttggagctgctgtgatggTGTAAGGCCAACAGCTCTGTGTGGGTGGTGCGAGTCCTGCTGCgtgtcacaggcagggacaggccatgggcactgctgggacacagctgggctccGCCACAGCAGttccatcagcaaagggcatctcctgaaggcactgcaggaaggctttgctctccctgcacagtcACTGTCAGGAACAGGCCCAAGGAAGAGACTCTAAAGAGGCTGCCTGTATTCCTTGttctcccagggctcagtgggATGAGATCAGGGTCCCAGTGTGGCCTTCAAGAGACTCAGGTGTGGTTCAGGTTTTGCTTGGTGGTGGCCAGTGCCCACCAGATGGTGAATGGTCTGTGATGAAccttcctggggctctgcagcttgtgccaggcctgatggcaggggaatgttcttctggagggacttgggagctgccaggagaacgcaggggacctgcagggacagtgtgtgCCAGGGATCAGCCGTGAGTGGAGCTCCCTGGGCACAGGCCTGTCCAGGGTGGGCTCACCCAGAGATAAAGGACTGAATGTTTCCTGTGAGCCatgagagctctgcagccccaggggacacagcaggtaCAGGGAAAGGAGTCTGGGCAGTGACTCGTCTGACCCTCTGGGAACTTGCAGAGGAggatccagggcagccccagcccatgcgCCAGCCCTGGAACAAGGCAGGCACCTCGGAGCACCCTCCatggccacagcagagcctgtgtggGAGGGGGTCCGTGCAGGAAgcaccatcagctgcagagctctgtctcccagcttgagcagcacagcccagcagaggcagcccatggccccgggcagcacagcccccatgctctgcagagcagcacccccagctcgggggctgtgggcagcagggcagaggctacagcaagggctgctcaggccagcacagacgtgttcccctgggaaaggctctgtggggagctgggatgggccaggagaagagcagcagctcgtgtgtgtgcagaggagccctggcaagaggctgccctgtccctgggatagcagcaggagcagcctgaggagccccagagccaactctctgctgctgtgctgggcagcggggccctggggctgcaggacctGCCCGAGCTGAGGATCTCCTGAGCATTCCAGACACAGAGTCACTGTCCCGCacctccagtgcctccagttcctgctgcagggccagacaggactgggcttctttgcagggctggggccggggcagggagaggaaaacaatggaCCCTTGATTATAAGACTCCCCTccgtgtcacaatgctctccatggttccacgaggccttgcagtgccacgctggccccttggttcctttGGGCCCCACgctgtcactgtggtgcccttggttacacgaggccccacggtgtcacaaggCACCTTTGGTTCTCCGAGGGCCCTCAGCgtctgttttgccagtgggcagggtcagccccaaagacacagacaccaagttCAGGAATAGTGTAAGTTATTagaatgcaaaactgcaaagaatcacaaaaggagaagcccaGCAAAGCACCCAATCATCACTACCAAAGATTGCGTACAGTAatcaagaaagagacagcaccaGTTACCCTCAGGCCTTGCCATCATCCACATCctcacatcagctgggggaagctgtcacagccaaggactggagagccattcccgcaccctgggagttcctgcaggtgcatCCACCTTTGCGGGCAACGAGGCTTCAACCTCGctgtgagagggcccagctttgacagcgtTGAACAAACAAGCCGACATCACTGCTagtgtgggaacatctggtttcattctcctgtttgatttctcccaaagcctggccagggctcaaggaggaaccgAGGGAGTTTGATCctaaagccccaaacaaggccagatggggcctcgtccagtttctaaatacagaaaggtcaatccGTGTTTCACCAATGAACATAGAGCATATTGCTACTAATGCTTTGttaatgagcagatacaaatagaacatttggttggaaggttcatctaGATGTCAACTTTGGCTCagagcctgttgttcaggcctcagtcagggcctgttgttcaggcctcactcCTTCAATCAGTCCTTTGACCTAGAGACGAACTGCAACCTTCATAACAATTCTTTTCATCCTACAATCTTAGATTTAAGTATTAGAAATTCTTTGTTGACAAGCCAAAATATCATACGGGAAGTGCTTTAAGGGTATCTTTTCACAATCTTCATAGGAACGCTTAACCCAGCCATGATTAAAGAGCTGTCCGTGAGTTTGATTCCATTTCCCTTTATACTGGCTGCAATTGAACAGTTTACAGTGTGGGTGCATACAACCTATTCCAGGAGACAACATCCATCCACAGACACTTTTTCCTACACATATTCCTCTTTATCCGATTTAGGCAAGAAATGCCTTTTCTATGAAAAGGCAGCGGTCGGGGATCGCCACCCTCGGTCTAGAGCTCTGTTTTTATCGTGAACTGTGCTCAAGTTTCTAACCCACCATTTGGGTTGGGCCAGATGGGCCAGCCAAGGCCAGTCATCGAATCCTTCTGGACTTGCACGCACCCAGCAATTACTGAGGTTAAATGAGTTCCctatctctgctcctgctgttagAAATCTATTTTCCCAACCAGTGCTCCGATTACAAGGACAACATTAAATCAACAAGATCAACAATAGTTTCACTGTTAAGTGGtccctttctgtctgcagaagtcACTCACTCAGTGGCACATCAGTCTTCACATCGAGCGCCGTGGATCAGAGCACTTTCCAAAGGGACCATTGGGGCAAACAGGGAGATTTGGTCTGGCAGGCTCTGCAAAACAATATCCTGTAACATCTCTTTGTTCTCTCACAGAAcacttggctgcagggacatgtgCCCATCTTTCTCACCCAGGTTTCAGGATTCAAACAGTGTTGTCTTTGCCTACAGCTCTTACTTCAGCTGGCTCGGGCGGGCCATTTGGCCTCTGGACCCACACTCTGGCTCCATGATTAGGACTGGTGGATCCAAACCCTTTATCTCCATGAACAGTAGTGATGTGAAGTGGATGTCCTTTTTTCACGGttgttttaaaaactggcaATATCAATAACTGTGCTACCCTGCCGTGGGGTTGAATAATCCAGTGTTGTTCACTATTGTTTAACAGAACTACTTTAATTTCTCCTTGATAATCTGCACCAACCACTCCTCCCACCATATGAACACTTGTCAAGGCCAAGCTTGAGTGGGCAGTTATCAAACCAAAGTGTCCCGGAGGAACCTGAATTCCTCTGCCGGTACTGATAACTCtcatttgcttctgatttttcctaattaattcTAATGCGTAaaggtccagccctgcagcctctgcgatGGCCCTGTCAGGGGCCATCACCCCCGGAACAATTTCCCAGGAAGTCAAAGTGTCACTGTCCGTGGTTCTATTTGCAAATTGGGTGCAGCCATGCGCATCCAGggggtttccatttccccagtgGGCCCATTGTTAAGGATATGGAGCACATCTGGGAGGTGGGTTTTTCATTGCGACACATTCCCATCTCCTATATTTTTCAACTGCTCTTTTAACAACCCCTTCATCTGTTCAATCAGttctgcagcttgtggatagtctgggatatgaaaaacccagcagtcttactcactttatttttcgCAGTAACAGACAAAGCATTCCACGTCCTAGCGTCAGCAAACCCTATAAAAACAGCCActttcatcccttcctccttcatctGTTGTATACAATCTCCCACAGTTTCCCAGCGATGCTGGGGTCCTGGCCAGTCCTTTTCTGTAGCGTATTTAGTCTTATatccctgagcagccaaagCTAACAAATGGGTATTTGGAGCATTATTTCACAATGTCATTATATACATGTGAAAACATAAACAtcgatttttattatattttattatgaaCATGTAgatcattattttttgttattattctcattgttgttattattattatttcctttgctcaaacaaatccaagctcaagattaaaaacttcttctgTTGCTCCGTGTGGGAGCGTTTCAACAACAATCGTTCcttctgttggtgctgtttccGAGATGCTGTTAACAAAATTCACCCTCatcttcccaaacccacaagttcttttcctttttccatatgcaattttgggatgcattttaataCATCCAGTGCTTCAGCTTCTTTCAATTGACGTCCTCATTGCTCGCACGGAGCTCCGACCTCAGCCCACGCCACAGCCAGCAAACCCTAGGGAAGGTCTTCCCATGCGGGAATTTTGGATGGGACCGATTCCTTAcacttacatttaaaaagcagcattttgttgAGATCCGGCCAGACTATATCAAATTTGTTTtaccagtgggcagggtcaggaCCAAAGACATAGACACCAACTCAAGGAATCAGCGTCATTTATTGTagttcaaagcagcaaagaatcacaaaaggagaagctcaGCAATGCACCCAATCATCCCTACCAAAGATTGCCCGTAGTGattaagaaagagacagcagcagttaccctcagactttaccatcacccagagccacccatcagctgggggaagctgtcacagccaaggactAGAGAGCcattcccggacactgggagttcctgcaggtgcctCCACTCACAGGTGAGGCTTCCAACCTCGCTGTGAGAGGGCCCACCTTTGATAGTGTTGAACTAACAAACCGACAGCACTTCTAGCgtgggaacatctggtttcattctcccgtttgtttctcccaaagcctggccagggctcaaggaggaagcaAGGGAGTTGACTtggaccatacagccccaaacaaggccagatgtcagatttcatggccttgtccagcttccaaatacagaaaggtcaatccATGTTTCACTAATGGGTGGATACATCTATCAGAGCGCTCATGACCGTGCGCATTTCATGAATGAGCAAGTTCAAAGATAACCTTTGCTTGGAAGCTTCTGATggtgccccaagccccaggactggagggaccccttggctgcggggctgggagggagggagctgccccttgttctcactctgcctcacgcaaagctgggccgctcacaagtggggcagcacagcaaacaggcagcCTGCCAGTCTCTTCCATCCTCGTCTCTTGAGATTTTTCACCTTTCAGCTTAGGGTCTACAAAGGCAACTGCTTTTGGTCCCGCTGTGTATCCCCACGTACAGCAATGCTGCTGAATCCGtctgtagcacagcagcaggggaaaggcctCAGCCCTTCAGGGTCAGGAGCTGCcgggctctgcctgagcagctcagccagcaggaagggagctgctccacacgGCAACGAGGagcaaagcactgcagcacctcctgcttggGCAGAGCCCAAATTCGGTGCGGGAATAACAGAGTTCTTCTCGTGCCCTGGTgcatcagcactgcaggtgctgtgcccGCAAGCACATGGTTCGAGATCTGCAAAAGAATTCTGCAACTCTTGACTGGGTCAGGATGTCACCAGTGCTAAACTCCACTTTAGTCCAAAGCAACCCCTTTACACCTCTGCTGGTGTCTGCtagattttttcttcagggtatcCAGACAAAAGTAAACAGAGGAGGAGCCTACATTTTCATTGTTGAGCAGAAATGTATCTCATTTTGCTGTACAATCCTTTTTTAAGACGTgttatctcttaaaaaaaaaaaaaaaaagaaaaaagagaaaacagaaaaaatatgaaagagaaaaaaccaaatgtgtagtgaaaaatcttctgtaactttggattaagaggtaactgatctttttaaaaagagaacaaagttatttacttTGCAAATGTGCTGATGGCATGGATCCATCTCACTGACCTCAGCAtccttttttaagtattttgggttttgttgtcaatattaagttattttaaattgtggttgaagcaataggaaattgaaaTATGGATTGTGCATGACCGTGTCTTGAGTGTAAAAATATTGCGGTTTGAAACTTGGACCTAAAGTATTGCAAATAAAAGTTATAAATACCAATGGattgtgtgacagcagcttttcctctaggatgtgcagcatcagaaagacttcatcagtgtggctgtgggtgcttttagctttgtcctgtgccactctatgatgacatgaaacaggacttcacctgccaccagcccaggccaccctttgccaccccagctccttggagcttggacaagcagacacaaagtctttctgctgcttcccccttttgcacaaatgcacagagagctgggatttttccaggtctCGTGTCTCCACGATGAATACGGTGAGTTACAcagatgcttgtcagctccacttcctgcctagaaatcttgaaactgcttctaaatgctgctcactTCAGCTCTTGGACACCTACTCCCACAGGGccgggaaaaaaatgcccctgACGCCAGCTTACAAGGTGAGTTACGCCAAAGAGGGctatgtgggaaatctctatccctgCCTATCCTTTTAAGAGATCTGTGCCTTGTATCTAAAGGAAGGAATGTGCAAGCAACGTGACTGACACTTTCGCTCTCCGTGTTCGTTCCGCAGCCACGGGTACAAAGACATTATGGGAACCCTtgtgcagccagagccttccgtccctgcagaagggagcgcggcgggtgggggcggttggcgggcagcgagccccggacagcgggcgagatccggctccacacctgccaggccctgctaaggctccatgccggctcctctgcaacagcaaagaccttcagccgtgtcactgcccagaggggcagtgctggcccggccgcacagctccttttccccacaAGTTGCAGGAGGTGAGAACGCAAcacttgcaaacaccgactgcgagccacagcgcCGGCTGCacaccatgaacctcagctctgggacCACTGTCTGCCCCAAGCTCcgggggatgcagtgggagccgggctgggctctgccctggggccatcctccagtgacagctgcaaacagggagcatttagTTGCCACCAAGAGCCCAGCCAC from Aphelocoma coerulescens isolate FSJ_1873_10779 unplaced genomic scaffold, UR_Acoe_1.0 HiC_scaffold_60, whole genome shotgun sequence includes these protein-coding regions:
- the LOC138102007 gene encoding olfactory receptor 14J1-like: LHYGTLLGSRACAHMAAAAWASGFLNALLHTATTFSLPLCQGSALGQFLGEIPQFLKLSCSHCHLRELGLVVFSICLTFGSFVFLLFSYVQIFRAVLRIPSEQGWHKTFCTCLPHLAMVSLFLSTGFVACLKPPSRSSPSLDLALPVLYSVLPPALKSLIYSLRNQELKDALRKMMTGCFPEAKTCLFSAP